A genomic segment from Panulirus ornatus isolate Po-2019 chromosome 20, ASM3632096v1, whole genome shotgun sequence encodes:
- the LOC139755910 gene encoding uncharacterized protein isoform X2: MPLSGRDAVILCVLVCCVPVQYWLTQRSPITPDQRVTEVYRLAEQARTMVQKWFTIASWKEWVSGVQKYMTDDYSLWYILDDDNPMGECPAVEVWNYLNPEGSFGMSPKPRYIHPQGVKWRIGQVVKHNLWGYKAVIIGWDIKSKAPEEWIHEMHQGNKHWRDQPNYALLVDTGDRDTATITYVPQENISPVVNTEVKHPDLSQYFDFFDGAQYIPCPWLRAIYPSD, encoded by the exons ATGCCTTTGTCTGGACGTGATGCTGTGAtactgtgtgtgttggtatgCTGTGTTCCAGTTCAGTACTGGCTAACACAGCGTTCACCTATCACTCCAGATCAGCGAGTAACAGAGGTGTATCGCCTGGCTGAACAGGCTCGCACCATGGTGCAGAAGTGGTTCACAATAGCATCATGGAAAGAATGGGTCAGCGGTGTTCAAAAGTATATGACAGATG ATTATAGTCTCTGGTACATCTTGGATGATGACAACCCTATGGGTGAGTGCCCAGCAGTTGAGGTATGGAACTATCTTAACCCTGAAGGTTCCTTTGGCATGTCCCCAAAACCTCGCTACATCCATCCACAAGGAGTGAAGTGGCGTATTGGTCAAGTTGTGAAGCACAATCTTTGGGGCTACAAGGCTGTTATTATTGGCTGGGATATTAAATCAAAA gCACCAGAGGAGTGGATTCATGAAATGCATCAAGGTAACAAA CATTGGAGAGATCAACCCAATTATGCCTTGCTGGTAGATACGGGTGACCGTGACACGGCAACGATTACATACGTTCCTCAAGAAAACATATCTCCAGTTGTAAATACTGAG GTTAAACATCCAGATCTGAGTCAGTATTTTGATTTCTTTGATGGAGCACAGTACATTCCTTGTCCATGGTTGAGAGCAATATATCCCAGTGACTGA
- the LOC139755910 gene encoding uncharacterized protein isoform X1 — translation MPLSGRDAVILCVLVCCVPVQYWLTQRSPITPDQRVTEVYRLAEQARTMVQKWFTIASWKEWVSGVQKYMTDDYSLWYILDDDNPMGECPAVEVWNYLNPEGSFGMSPKPRYIHPQGVKWRIGQVVKHNLWGYKAVIIGWDIKSKAPEEWIHEMHQGNKQHWRDQPNYALLVDTGDRDTATITYVPQENISPVVNTEVKHPDLSQYFDFFDGAQYIPCPWLRAIYPSD, via the exons ATGCCTTTGTCTGGACGTGATGCTGTGAtactgtgtgtgttggtatgCTGTGTTCCAGTTCAGTACTGGCTAACACAGCGTTCACCTATCACTCCAGATCAGCGAGTAACAGAGGTGTATCGCCTGGCTGAACAGGCTCGCACCATGGTGCAGAAGTGGTTCACAATAGCATCATGGAAAGAATGGGTCAGCGGTGTTCAAAAGTATATGACAGATG ATTATAGTCTCTGGTACATCTTGGATGATGACAACCCTATGGGTGAGTGCCCAGCAGTTGAGGTATGGAACTATCTTAACCCTGAAGGTTCCTTTGGCATGTCCCCAAAACCTCGCTACATCCATCCACAAGGAGTGAAGTGGCGTATTGGTCAAGTTGTGAAGCACAATCTTTGGGGCTACAAGGCTGTTATTATTGGCTGGGATATTAAATCAAAA gCACCAGAGGAGTGGATTCATGAAATGCATCAAGGTAACAAA CAGCATTGGAGAGATCAACCCAATTATGCCTTGCTGGTAGATACGGGTGACCGTGACACGGCAACGATTACATACGTTCCTCAAGAAAACATATCTCCAGTTGTAAATACTGAG GTTAAACATCCAGATCTGAGTCAGTATTTTGATTTCTTTGATGGAGCACAGTACATTCCTTGTCCATGGTTGAGAGCAATATATCCCAGTGACTGA